A genomic segment from Polyangium mundeleinium encodes:
- the tssM gene encoding type VI secretion system membrane subunit TssM, producing the protein MWLWILSALFLALVWGVWFILRPTGPGPSAEVFPTWIPIAITAVVVLGLVGLVVYRRIRAARAARALEKAIAQQAQEQALNAKPERRAEIQELHRQLQEGINALKSSKLGGGTNALYSLPWYVMVGPPGAGKTTALRHSGLVFPYLDPAGGGVRGVGGTRNCDWWFTNEAILLDTAGRYTTEADDHDEWMAFLEQLLKYRPDKPVNGVVCAVSISELVDATEEQVESIAKKVRARIDEMQSTLKMVLPVYVMFTKVDLVSGFVEFFGDLKKSERGQGFGATVKLDANKSEPGKIFDAEFDTLVERMHDRALRRMVTERNRGTKEKVFQFPLEFAAIKGNLSHFLNVAFQPSKTAGLATPIMRGFYMTSGVQEGKPLERVLGTMMSAFGLRPAIADESSTAGTTEAKSYFLRDVFMNVIFPDQDIAARTAAEVRKRRFQRFAAAFAAAALAVVLLIPSVMSFANNRALVAETSRISGEAAGVKWTDGSSPLEKVEKLDNLRSHAQLLDQYREEGAPVSYRWGMYQGDKLFEPTKDQYIASLREGFVKPVRARLEERLNAATGGKYLEEYNDLKTYLLLADEHRTHLLPESETAWETGKLLQLWTDILRPTTDIPEADLKAKLAPHVKYYVDLLRRGAIRGEELDKRTVERTRDILARVGPTQRYYDRFVTALIDEKYDENGPNTRENLKYPPLSLDDLFSDRPEVLSKVRSAQKERTSKWFVVRGPYTAKGHAQVVASLEEGIKVLDRERWVVPLTQEEERQGDKIAQALARVRQDYDAQYIREWLEFFRDILVEIPPNNKEAIEEFRVLSTPDWPYQRLLRALEDNTQFDVVENQAEQQVLNDGGVLDQVKERVKRRIDSSFSTRTGTSGRLSQLVNFGGGAAPGIYDPIPDKFRSMVRFGVPEQPKQTAEGVAPPPPTPAELSKYIGHLEQLAAEMGGIEDAPPGASTQGAREKFGEAVRETEKLLLKMDETGQELMTPLLMNPLRQAYKAVMRSAGGSASGLWEVVVWPPFRENIKDRYPFDLAASRDASFEDVVAFLKPKEGILWGFYEQHLNDFHIRVGHDFIPKGGLEGRPKPAKPFTPFNAMLYPCLHRAHEITEAMWPSGGGDKPQVTFHVNLKTVSPIVSEVLFEIDGQKRQYRNEKEFWHTFTWPGEKQTGARLRVRGAGGLDEELVREGPWGIFRLFEAGTTTAEKDKDSVFTVTWQMTAPPVTVTMEVRPTRANHPFVNSFFRATNCPPSIGDSFGGKKGS; encoded by the coding sequence ATGTGGCTGTGGATCCTGAGCGCCCTGTTCCTCGCCCTGGTCTGGGGCGTGTGGTTCATCCTGAGACCCACAGGGCCTGGGCCGAGCGCCGAAGTGTTCCCGACGTGGATCCCGATCGCCATCACGGCCGTCGTGGTCCTCGGACTCGTGGGTCTCGTCGTGTATCGACGGATCCGCGCGGCGCGTGCGGCGCGCGCGCTGGAGAAGGCGATCGCGCAGCAGGCCCAGGAGCAAGCGCTCAATGCGAAGCCCGAGCGGCGTGCCGAGATCCAGGAGCTGCATCGCCAGCTCCAGGAGGGCATCAACGCGCTCAAGTCCTCGAAGCTCGGGGGCGGCACGAACGCGCTGTACTCGTTGCCCTGGTACGTGATGGTCGGCCCGCCTGGCGCGGGCAAGACGACCGCACTGCGCCACTCGGGCCTCGTGTTCCCGTACCTCGATCCCGCGGGCGGCGGCGTCCGCGGCGTCGGCGGCACGCGCAACTGCGACTGGTGGTTCACGAACGAGGCGATCCTCCTCGACACCGCCGGCCGTTACACGACCGAGGCCGACGACCACGACGAGTGGATGGCCTTCCTCGAGCAGCTCCTCAAGTATCGCCCGGACAAGCCTGTGAACGGCGTCGTCTGCGCGGTGAGCATCTCGGAGCTCGTCGACGCGACGGAGGAGCAGGTCGAGTCGATCGCGAAGAAGGTCCGCGCGCGCATCGACGAGATGCAGTCGACGCTCAAGATGGTCCTGCCCGTCTACGTGATGTTCACGAAGGTGGACCTCGTCTCCGGGTTCGTCGAGTTCTTCGGTGATCTCAAGAAGAGCGAGCGCGGCCAGGGCTTCGGCGCGACCGTCAAGCTCGACGCGAACAAGAGCGAGCCGGGCAAGATCTTCGACGCCGAGTTCGACACGCTCGTCGAGCGCATGCACGACCGCGCGCTCCGCCGCATGGTCACCGAGCGCAACCGTGGGACGAAGGAGAAGGTCTTCCAGTTCCCGCTCGAGTTCGCGGCGATCAAGGGCAACCTCTCGCACTTCCTGAACGTCGCGTTCCAGCCCTCGAAGACGGCGGGCCTGGCGACGCCGATCATGCGCGGCTTCTACATGACGAGCGGCGTGCAGGAGGGCAAACCCCTCGAGCGCGTCCTCGGCACGATGATGAGCGCGTTCGGCTTGCGCCCCGCGATCGCGGACGAGTCGTCGACGGCGGGCACCACGGAGGCGAAGAGCTACTTCCTCCGCGACGTCTTCATGAACGTCATCTTCCCGGACCAGGACATCGCGGCGCGCACGGCGGCCGAGGTCCGGAAGCGGCGGTTCCAGCGCTTCGCGGCGGCGTTCGCGGCGGCGGCGCTCGCGGTCGTCCTGCTCATCCCGTCCGTGATGTCGTTCGCGAACAACCGCGCGCTCGTGGCCGAGACGTCCCGGATCTCGGGCGAGGCGGCGGGCGTGAAGTGGACCGACGGCAGCTCGCCGCTGGAGAAGGTCGAGAAGCTCGACAACCTCCGCTCGCACGCCCAGCTCCTCGATCAGTACCGCGAGGAGGGCGCGCCCGTGAGCTACCGCTGGGGTATGTATCAGGGCGACAAACTCTTCGAGCCGACGAAGGACCAGTACATCGCGTCCTTGCGCGAGGGCTTCGTCAAGCCCGTGCGCGCGCGCCTCGAAGAGCGCCTCAACGCGGCGACCGGCGGCAAGTACCTCGAGGAGTACAACGACCTCAAGACGTACCTCCTGCTCGCCGACGAGCACCGGACCCACCTGCTCCCCGAGTCCGAGACGGCGTGGGAGACGGGCAAGCTCCTGCAGCTCTGGACCGACATCCTCCGCCCGACGACGGACATCCCCGAGGCGGACCTCAAGGCGAAGCTCGCGCCGCACGTGAAGTACTACGTGGACCTCCTCCGCCGCGGCGCGATCCGGGGCGAGGAGCTCGACAAGCGCACCGTGGAGCGCACGCGCGACATCCTCGCCCGCGTCGGCCCCACGCAGCGTTACTACGACCGGTTCGTCACGGCGCTGATCGACGAGAAGTACGACGAGAACGGCCCGAACACGCGCGAGAACCTGAAGTACCCGCCCCTCTCGCTCGACGATCTCTTCTCGGATCGCCCCGAGGTGCTGAGCAAGGTGCGGAGCGCGCAGAAGGAGCGCACGAGCAAGTGGTTCGTCGTGCGTGGGCCGTATACGGCGAAGGGCCACGCGCAGGTCGTCGCGAGCCTCGAAGAGGGCATCAAGGTCCTCGATCGCGAGCGCTGGGTCGTGCCGCTGACGCAGGAAGAAGAGCGCCAGGGTGACAAGATCGCGCAGGCCCTCGCGCGCGTGCGCCAGGACTACGACGCGCAGTACATCCGCGAGTGGCTCGAGTTTTTCCGGGACATCCTCGTTGAGATCCCGCCGAACAACAAAGAGGCGATCGAGGAGTTCCGTGTCCTCTCCACGCCGGACTGGCCCTACCAGCGCCTGCTCCGCGCGCTCGAGGACAACACGCAGTTCGACGTCGTCGAGAACCAGGCCGAGCAGCAGGTCCTCAACGACGGCGGCGTGCTCGATCAGGTCAAGGAGCGCGTGAAGCGCCGGATCGACTCGTCGTTCAGCACGCGCACCGGCACGAGCGGCCGCCTCTCGCAGCTCGTGAACTTCGGCGGCGGCGCTGCGCCGGGCATCTACGATCCGATCCCGGACAAGTTCCGCTCGATGGTGCGCTTCGGCGTGCCCGAGCAGCCCAAGCAGACGGCGGAGGGCGTGGCTCCGCCGCCTCCGACGCCGGCCGAGCTCTCGAAGTACATCGGCCACCTCGAGCAGCTCGCGGCCGAGATGGGCGGCATCGAGGATGCTCCGCCCGGCGCGAGCACGCAGGGCGCGCGCGAGAAGTTCGGCGAGGCGGTGCGCGAGACCGAGAAGCTCCTGCTCAAGATGGACGAGACGGGCCAGGAGCTCATGACGCCGCTGCTCATGAACCCGCTTCGCCAGGCCTACAAGGCGGTCATGCGCAGCGCCGGCGGGTCCGCGAGCGGGCTTTGGGAGGTCGTCGTCTGGCCGCCCTTCCGCGAGAACATCAAGGATCGGTATCCGTTTGATCTCGCGGCGTCGCGTGACGCTTCGTTCGAGGACGTGGTCGCCTTCTTGAAGCCGAAGGAGGGCATCCTCTGGGGCTTCTACGAGCAGCACCTCAACGACTTCCACATCCGCGTGGGCCACGACTTCATTCCGAAGGGCGGCCTCGAGGGGCGTCCGAAGCCGGCGAAGCCGTTCACGCCCTTCAACGCGATGCTTTATCCCTGCCTGCACAGGGCGCACGAGATCACCGAGGCCATGTGGCCGAGCGGCGGCGGCGACAAACCGCAGGTGACGTTCCACGTCAACCTGAAGACGGTGAGCCCGATCGTCAGCGAGGTGCTCTTCGAGATCGACGGCCAGAAGCGCCAGTATCGGAACGAGAAGGAGTTCTGGCACACGTTCACCTGGCCGGGTGAAAAGCAGACCGGCGCGCGCCTGCGCGTGCGTGGCGCCGGCGGGCTCGACGAGGAGCTCGTGCGGGAGGGCCCCTGGGGCATCTTCCGCCTCTTCGAGGCGGGCACGACGACGGCCGAGAAGGACAAGGACAGCGTGTTCACGGTGACGTGGCAGATGACCGCGCCTCCCGTGACGGTGACGATGGAAGTGCGCCCCACCCGCGCCAATCATCCTTTCGTCAACAGCTTCTTCCGCGCGACCAACTGCCCCCCGAGCATTGGCGACAGCTTCGGCGGCAAGAAGGGCTCTTGA
- a CDS encoding DotU family type IV/VI secretion system protein, translating into MSLSQSMYWVCSDVLSLILQLRNSRDLPAPDILQRRVLQLFDTMMQNGREARIPEQDMIDAKFALAAFADEVIYHSSWPGKTQWLSNPLQLQFFQLNTAGDQFFVNLDNLHGQRNRSHVAQIYFLCLALGFQGKYRLRHQEGLQAVVEGLGNYVALAEGGGDQLSPNAERKDGGGGAVRRELPYLFIAIGFLILALIVIFILWLIIGSNADSTAEAIKRLLGGGK; encoded by the coding sequence ATGAGCCTGTCGCAGTCGATGTATTGGGTCTGCTCGGATGTCCTGTCGCTGATCCTGCAGCTCAGGAACTCTCGAGATCTGCCTGCGCCGGACATCCTTCAGCGCCGTGTCCTGCAGCTCTTCGACACGATGATGCAGAACGGCCGCGAGGCTCGGATCCCCGAGCAGGACATGATCGACGCGAAGTTCGCGCTCGCGGCCTTCGCCGATGAGGTCATCTACCACTCGAGCTGGCCGGGCAAGACGCAGTGGCTCAGTAACCCGCTGCAGCTTCAGTTCTTCCAGCTCAACACGGCCGGCGACCAGTTCTTCGTGAACCTGGACAACCTGCACGGCCAGCGCAACCGCTCGCACGTCGCACAAATCTACTTCCTCTGTTTGGCCCTTGGCTTTCAGGGGAAATATCGTTTGCGACACCAGGAGGGGCTCCAGGCGGTGGTGGAGGGACTCGGCAACTATGTGGCGCTGGCGGAAGGCGGGGGAGATCAGCTCTCGCCGAACGCGGAGCGCAAGGACGGCGGCGGTGGTGCCGTTCGTCGCGAGCTGCCGTATCTCTTCATCGCGATCGGGTTCCTCATCCTGGCGCTGATCGTGATCTTCATCCTTTGGCTCATCATCGGCTCGAACGCCGACTCGACCGCCGAAGCCATCAAGAGACTGCTCGGCGGCGGCAAGTAG